Proteins encoded together in one Thermomicrobiales bacterium window:
- a CDS encoding FCD domain-containing protein translates to MSKSSTLQTPSSVTTASIRPIESVSLVAEVHTRLQEYIVDNNLQPGDRLPSEAWLATQMGVGRPLIREALSGMEAVGLIETRKGVGRFVRALNVESYLGQVTSDFLIQSFSVKDLAETRCLLEIAAVSDAVEQLTDEDCDQILAYLDAMRASSKQGYTDTDADIGMHRVIMNRSDNRIIAALLDAVYAISVVRAADPPRPVGYSQQDLLEHEAIAAAAIRRDGPAAREALIAHFETTSSRIGFRPLWRNVYGKERS, encoded by the coding sequence GTGAGCAAGTCTTCAACCCTGCAAACTCCAAGCTCCGTGACGACGGCCAGCATTCGACCGATCGAGTCGGTTTCGCTCGTCGCCGAAGTGCACACGCGGCTGCAGGAATACATCGTCGACAACAACCTCCAGCCTGGAGACCGATTACCCTCCGAAGCTTGGCTCGCGACCCAGATGGGCGTCGGCCGCCCGCTGATACGTGAGGCGCTCAGCGGCATGGAAGCGGTCGGTCTGATCGAGACACGCAAGGGCGTTGGCCGATTCGTGCGGGCTCTCAATGTCGAGTCCTATCTCGGCCAGGTGACCTCGGATTTCCTGATCCAATCGTTCTCTGTGAAGGATCTCGCTGAGACACGCTGTCTGCTCGAGATCGCCGCAGTCAGCGATGCGGTCGAGCAACTCACGGATGAGGATTGCGACCAGATTCTCGCCTACCTCGACGCCATGCGCGCAAGTTCCAAACAGGGCTACACCGACACCGACGCGGATATTGGCATGCATCGCGTGATCATGAACCGTTCGGACAACCGCATCATCGCCGCGCTGCTGGATGCGGTCTACGCGATTTCTGTTGTCCGCGCGGCCGATCCGCCTCGTCCGGTGGGATACAGCCAGCAAGACCTGTTGGAGCACGAGGCGATTGCCGCCGCGGCCATCCGGCGGGACGGCCCTGCCGCTCGCGAGGCGCTGATCGCGCATTTCGAAACGACGTCTTCCCGCATTGGTTTCCGGCCACTCTGGCGCAATGTTTACGGAAAGGAGCGAAGCTGA
- a CDS encoding ABC transporter substrate-binding protein encodes MNEQRLGIDTLIAGAKSGELSRRDILKGSVALGLGLPFGMALVNAGGANAQDAMTLSFDAGATQGGGGKPNAEAIAYSFIVNGGSQFEINRMVDARLVTISSDLQEMVGDLAESWEISDTTATFKLRQNAVWHDGTPVTAKDVVFTINMLTDPATTSRWGSAFRNVVGYADAQATPTAGPTSLSGVTAPDDYTVQIDLVQPDSGMLPGFMFISIMPEHVLGTADRATITELPFWTTNERVGAGPFKFVNLVEGERVELVAHDQYHFGAPAVKNLNLLFFSSAETSLAAFQQGSNLAAPMTINDIELVGGIEGAESIGFPAGVGVIFFNAYQEYLQDKRVRQAVAYAIDKKTIAETIFQGQVQAVSTEIPYVTWAQPADANPYDYDPEKAKALLEEAGWTGEHTLGLWYYYTDPITASAMEAIQQYLQAVGINTELKFDDGSGVRTQEVADHTWDMTYGSFGAQPAPSNLTAVWGPPGYVTYGWESAEFNAEMDAALLTYDQDEQATHYQAAIKILNEEAPSVWLFDRQNLVAVNTAKLENSVWGPGHIMWLNNAQSWTVVE; translated from the coding sequence ATGAACGAACAACGACTCGGTATCGACACACTGATCGCGGGAGCGAAGTCGGGCGAGCTCTCCCGCCGCGACATCCTGAAGGGATCGGTCGCGCTGGGGCTGGGATTGCCGTTCGGCATGGCGCTCGTCAATGCGGGCGGCGCGAACGCGCAGGATGCGATGACATTGAGCTTCGACGCGGGCGCCACGCAGGGCGGCGGCGGCAAGCCGAATGCGGAAGCCATTGCGTACAGCTTCATCGTCAACGGCGGCTCTCAGTTCGAGATCAACCGCATGGTCGATGCCCGGCTGGTCACGATCTCCTCGGATCTTCAGGAGATGGTCGGCGATCTGGCCGAGTCCTGGGAGATTTCCGACACGACGGCGACCTTCAAGCTCCGCCAGAACGCAGTCTGGCACGACGGCACCCCGGTGACCGCGAAGGACGTGGTCTTCACGATCAATATGCTGACCGACCCGGCCACAACCTCGCGCTGGGGATCGGCGTTCCGCAATGTCGTCGGGTATGCCGATGCCCAGGCCACGCCGACTGCCGGCCCGACCTCGCTTTCGGGTGTCACAGCGCCGGATGACTACACAGTGCAGATCGATCTGGTGCAGCCGGACTCCGGCATGCTTCCGGGCTTCATGTTCATCAGCATCATGCCGGAGCATGTGCTGGGCACCGCCGATCGCGCGACGATCACCGAACTGCCGTTCTGGACGACCAACGAGCGCGTCGGCGCGGGACCGTTCAAGTTTGTCAATCTGGTCGAGGGCGAGCGCGTCGAGCTGGTTGCGCACGACCAGTATCACTTCGGCGCACCGGCAGTCAAGAACCTGAACCTGCTCTTCTTCTCAAGCGCCGAAACCTCGTTGGCGGCCTTCCAGCAGGGTTCGAACCTGGCGGCGCCGATGACCATCAACGATATCGAGCTGGTTGGCGGAATCGAGGGCGCAGAGTCGATTGGCTTCCCGGCTGGCGTCGGCGTGATCTTCTTCAATGCCTACCAGGAGTACCTGCAGGACAAGCGCGTCCGCCAGGCGGTGGCCTATGCCATCGACAAGAAGACGATCGCCGAGACGATCTTCCAGGGACAGGTGCAGGCGGTCTCGACCGAGATCCCGTACGTCACGTGGGCGCAACCCGCCGATGCCAATCCGTACGACTACGATCCAGAGAAGGCGAAGGCGCTCCTGGAAGAAGCCGGTTGGACGGGCGAGCATACCCTCGGGCTTTGGTACTACTACACCGATCCAATCACCGCCTCCGCGATGGAAGCAATCCAGCAGTATCTGCAGGCCGTGGGCATCAACACCGAGCTGAAGTTCGACGACGGCTCCGGTGTGCGCACGCAGGAAGTTGCCGACCACACCTGGGACATGACCTACGGATCGTTCGGTGCGCAGCCCGCTCCTTCGAACCTGACCGCGGTCTGGGGCCCTCCGGGTTATGTCACCTATGGTTGGGAGAGCGCCGAGTTCAACGCCGAAATGGACGCGGCCCTGCTGACCTATGACCAGGACGAGCAGGCCACGCACTACCAGGCCGCCATCAAGATCCTCAACGAAGAGGCTCCCTCGGTTTGGTTGTTCGATCGCCAGAATCTGGTGGCCGTGAACACCGCCAAGCTCGAGAATTCGGTCTGGGGTCCCGGTCACATCATGTGGCTGAACAACGCCCAGAGCTGGACCGTCGTCGAATAG
- a CDS encoding ABC transporter permease, with amino-acid sequence MAHYVLHRLFHALTILLGVSVLVFVFVEMAPGDAVDALMPPESLSTPEAKEAMRERLGLNDPAPLRYVQWLERAVQGDFGYSLTSRKPVTDMIMTRLPNTLLLVGTAMIFSIIVGISTGIVSAVKQYSIIDYLATFFSFFWLSIPGFFLSLLMIYVFAVQLNWFPVFGASSPNPENPVLDRVHHLILPAAVLGLELAAALTRYTRASLVEVMRADYMRTARAKGLREWAVIVRHGLKNALIPIITVIAFRLPYLLSGAIIIETVFQWPGLGLMTLNAANQKDYPVILALTMAVTILVVISSFIADIAYSIVDPRIRIG; translated from the coding sequence GTGGCCCACTACGTTCTTCACCGGCTCTTTCACGCTCTGACGATTCTGCTCGGGGTGAGCGTGCTGGTGTTCGTCTTCGTAGAGATGGCGCCAGGAGATGCCGTGGACGCGCTGATGCCGCCCGAGTCGCTTTCCACCCCGGAAGCCAAAGAGGCGATGCGCGAACGGCTGGGGCTCAACGATCCCGCGCCGTTGCGGTACGTGCAATGGCTCGAACGCGCGGTGCAGGGGGATTTCGGCTATTCGCTGACGTCGCGCAAACCTGTCACCGACATGATCATGACTCGCCTGCCGAACACCCTGCTGCTGGTGGGAACGGCCATGATCTTCTCGATCATCGTCGGCATCTCGACCGGCATCGTCTCGGCTGTCAAGCAATATTCGATCATCGACTATCTGGCGACTTTCTTTTCTTTCTTCTGGTTGTCCATCCCCGGTTTCTTCCTGAGTCTGTTGATGATCTACGTCTTCGCGGTGCAGCTCAACTGGTTCCCGGTCTTTGGCGCTTCCTCGCCCAATCCCGAGAATCCCGTGCTCGACCGTGTCCATCATTTGATCCTGCCGGCGGCGGTGCTCGGCCTCGAACTGGCGGCGGCGCTGACACGCTACACCCGCGCCAGCCTGGTCGAGGTCATGCGCGCCGACTACATGCGCACTGCCCGCGCCAAGGGGTTGCGCGAATGGGCGGTGATCGTGCGCCATGGCCTCAAGAACGCGCTCATTCCGATCATCACCGTGATCGCCTTTCGACTTCCGTATCTGCTGAGCGGAGCGATCATCATCGAGACCGTGTTCCAGTGGCCCGGACTGGGATTGATGACGCTGAACGCCGCCAACCAGAAGGACTATCCGGTGATTCTCGCCCTCACAATGGCGGTCACTATCCTGGTGGTCATCAGCAGCTTCATCGCGGATATCGCCTATTCGATCGTCGATCCCCGGATTCGCATCGGATGA